gagatggataATGCAGAGAAGTTGGCCAAATACACCTTGAGCCATGCACCCTCCTGATAGTCAGGCAAATCAGAAATGGAGCCCAGTGGTAAGCCAAGAGAGACAATGGATGATCTGCCCTCAGGACAAGTCCcccagtgttgtggaataattcttttgtacactgtaaagatttgtcactcaattGGTTTAATATAAATCTGactggccagtaaccaggcaggaagtataggcaggaccaAACTAGATGggatgaagaaggatggagtcagagaAGGGTTACATGCCAGACAGAGAGTAAGCAAGACATTTTGGAGAGGTAAATGCCTCGTGCTTTGggacagcacatagatgaataaaaatgggttaatttaagttgtaagagctagttagtaataagtatgagctattggctgaaaatttataattaagattCTGGTGGCTATTTGGGAGCAGatggttgggacaggaaaactctgcctgcATATGGTGCCCAATTGTCTGGCACTtacatccacataaaacctaaggaagctttaaaaaggttctaaacacgcCCAAATGGAGCCAAACTTGTCTTCCTAGTCTCCTGTCTCTCATGGTGGCCATAATACCAAGATgcatctcccagcagctgcctgaGGGAAGTGCCAGCCACCAGCTGCCATGCACTACCCCCATGCACTAAGCTAAGCTACACTGGTGGTGACTGACATAGCAGTTTACGATTAACCTCATTTGGTCAGAAAAAtattacagatacacaataaagacagattcagacagaaaaaaatcccTAGGCacattacagtgtgtttaaaaatacacaggggtttggggggaaaaagagaagatatagacagtcataaaaaagaaatatgtagttttaaaatagtaaagtccttaaaaattgagtaaattaatataaaagaaaaaagccaagtaaaggtgggaaatacacagagtctgaattctgtatgttattgtgttgtctttagattttctgattgctaATAAAGAAGCAATAGCTGCTAAGACACACTTGATTATGGAAGCTGCTAGATTAAagcaacctatatatttaaagaatGTCGTGAATTCAAAATGGAAGGCAACAGATGagttgctttggggaagaggttgtgcttttgttcccacagataATGAGAGACTGTGGATTCATTCTCggttaaagaaaatcaggtttgatcaaggaagaaccCCCTGAAAATTCTgactacaaacataaagaaacaaacctGCTCTCCATTGTGATTGTGCTCTggcctctaggacagctgtaattAATTCTTTTTAGTACCGAGGTCAATTTACAAATTGACCATGAGTTTAGCATCTGATTTACAAATgtagaatgcatgccatatgatactatagcttctttaaatcttcttaagtctaacatttccactggagtctaATTAGCTTGGATATGCCCTAGAGCAGgttgttcctgtaaggttaccagatagattaagtttggttgtttgaaaacggGCTGTCTCTCTGTAACCGTATAATtcaatttgaaataatttcacctttaaattctcttgtctgggtctgaatttctctatgattcattttaacaggttctaaggcttttatcttggcacttaaattgaccaacctcttttttttttttttttttttttgagacagggtttctctgtgtagctttgcgcctttcctggaactcacttggtagtccaggctggcctcgaacttacagagatccacctggctctgcctcccgagtgctgggattaaaggcgtgagccaccaccgcccggcaaccaaactttttaatgctaaaataaaaatgatcaaccaaataattttcataattgatgttatatatgtcccatcaacattaattatcctctcatttaattgttccatttttagactGCCTAACGTGTTATCAAATAGAGACCAAATTACTTCCATAGTAAAagtgtatcccattttttaatgtgggaaaaaatctcttttaactaatttcaccctttaagatatcttaattggaAGGCAGCTATGCTCACCACTATACCACCAACGCTGCACcaacgcttggctcaatctgggaggaggggactggacctgcctggactgagtctatcaggtcgatctcagtcctcgggggaggccttgatctggaggtggtgggaatggggggtgagctggggggaagggggggcaggaagggggagaacaagggaatctgtggctgttatgtagaactgaatagtattgtaaaataaaataaaataaaaaatcaaaaaaagatatcttaattgacttataGGTCTGTCAACTGAGTAGAACAGTAGATGTCTGAGGGGATTTCAAAGtagctacctagtgtggtggcagtccaaaatgggaatccagagagagcctaccacccaccaggagaaaaagaaagccaaaaagaCTCCAGCCACACGCAGCTCCAGCCATGTGCAGCTCTGACTGCATGCAGGCCCTGTGGCATGGGACTCTGGCCAAGCTGGAGTctccaaggccacaggcaagtggcttttttttgTGAGTTTCTGTCCCACAAGTTTGGAAGccaattgtagacaaatttctaaatggtcttaataaataaaaaacatggagccagaaatttgagTTAAAGCCccagagaaagagcagagaaataggacaaaccatgagctaacctcacctcgctgACTCCAAAGAACTTCTTTCTGTATACTcacctttttaaattaattaattaattaattaattaattaattattttttttgatttttcgagacagggtttctctgtgtagctttgcgcctttcctgggtattttttttattttacaatattattcagttctacataatagccacagattcccttgttctctcccttcctgccccctccccttccccccagcccaccccccattcccacctcctccagatcaaggtctcccccaaggactgggatcgacctgatagactcagtccaggcaggtccagtcccctcctcccagattgagccaagcgtccctgcataagtcccaggtttcaaacagctaactcatgcaatgagcccaggacctggtaccactgcctagatgcctcccaaacaaatcaagccaattgactgtctcacctattcagagggcctgatccagttgggggcccctcagcctttggttcatagttcatgtgtttccattcgtttggttatttgtccctgtgctttatccaaccttggtttcaacaattctcgctcatataaaccctcctctttctcactaattagagatggctctgtggttaagagctctgcCTATATACTCCCTTTTATAtgtcttttctgttctgttctctcattggctctctcagcccagctacatcacttccgctgtcactttctgtctgtctgtacagacctccagacctctgtggttcgtactgtgattaaaggtgtgtgtcactacccTTGGCTCAGTTCCCTAGTGTGGCCCTtgacacacagagatcctgcctgctaagtgataggattaagggcctgtgctgctgctgcctgacttctttgtttacttgtaatggctggcctttttcctctgatctccaggcaagctttatttattaaagcacaaataaaatatcaccacatttcaacataataaaggctctATAAAACAAACCTATAGCCAACATTGTACTGACTGGGGAAAAATTTGAAGATTTCCTCCAAAATTTGAAATGAGACAAGAGTattcactctctctgctcttaTTCAATAGAGCAATTGAAGTCTTAGCAAGAATAAtacaataaggaaaaaaagagatacaAACAACAAAGGAGGTCGTCAAAGTGTCTCGATTTGTAGATGTCTTACTCCATAGTTAAAAGGCACTAAAGACTGATAGAAAATTCTTAgatctgataaacactttcagcaaactCTGTAGCTTTTCTAGATACTAACAACTAACTTGTTGGGAAAGAAATCAGTACAAAACTACCATTCATAGTAGCTTAAAAATACCCAAGAATAAACATAAtcaaagaagtaattttaagaccttaaagaaagaaattgaaaagaataCTTGGAGGTGGAAGGACCTCACATATTCTTGGGTTGTCagattaataatataaaaatgcctATATTACCAAAAGTGCTGTGTAGATTCTACACAGTTCCCTTaaaatttcaatgacatttttcataaaaataaaaagaatcctaAAATTCAATGGAAGCATCCAAAGACTCCAAATAGAGAAAGTAATCTTAAGTAGAAAGAACAATGCTAGAAATACCAGAACACCcaatctttttattaattaagaattttttattcattttacataccaaccacagatatacctctcttccttcttcctgtccccCACCAGCCTTTTCCCCCAACCCagccctcattccctcctctgacaagataagtcctcccatggggagtcagcagaacctggtacattcagttgaggcaggtctaagcacctcccctgcatcaaggactCAGAACACCCAATCTTAAATTATACTATAAAGCCATAGGAACAAAATCAAACCCCACCCTCAAGTCCTCTATGGTACTACCACAAAATGGATACCTAAAGCAATAGAATGGAATAGATCATCCAGAAACCAATCTATACAGCTACAGTCACCTATATCTGACTAAGGTATAAAAAACACATATTGGATAAAGAGGCACATCCAACAAGTATTGATGGGACAACTGGATATGCGCCTGTGGAAGAGTAAACCTGGCTCTCCATCTCTCGCCCTGTACAAAAATCCAGGGGGAACTGATCAAAGACCTTAGTGCAAGACCCAACAATTTGAAACTGCTACAGGAAGACATAATCCAAACAATCATAAGATATAGGTGTAGACAAGGGCTTTCTGGAAAGGACCCCAGTTACCACAGAAAATAACCCAAAGAATTGGCAAGTGGGATTACACAAAAGCAAGAAGCTTATGTACTGCAAAGGAAATAAGATCACCAAGAGAAAACATATGGATTGGGAGAAAACATTTGCCATTTGTACATCTGACTGAAGATTAATATCTAGAACTCCAAAAATTAAACACTCCAAACTATATAATTcaacaaagagacaaaaatattGAATAGAAAGCTCTCAAAGAGGACAtagaaatggccaataaatatttgaaaaagtattCAACAGTTTAAAACTTAGCCATTAGTTATTTGTAGAATTATCAAGACAATTTTGGATCATAATTCACTGTCAATAAGTAAAACCATGGAAAGTTGAAGCACAGATAAGGGGGATTGTTGTTTGTCTAAGATATCTTCAAAACTATAGTATGATGATTTAAGAAATTAAGATTTGAATTAAGGATATACCATTTTCTGGACTAGAAAACTCATGTTCATATGACACTGATTTTTTGTAAACTCATTTTGAGAGTCAATAACTTACATTCATAACCTAACAGAAATTATGTACAAACTGATGACAAggtaataaaatttatttatgaaagcaaagaaagtaaaaatcaaagtcagttttggaagagaaaaaagcagGAGGACTCAGAGCCTCTGGTCTTCAGTCTTGTTATTAAGGAAAGAGTGAGAATAGAGAAACATGAAAAGTAGGTGTCAAACTTCGGACTATCTTATCATAGGCAAGATCCACACTTggggtgctggggctcaaactcagccTCATACCTGTTAGAcatatgctctaccactgagctatatccttagGTCTCAGATTTATTGAGATAGGTCTTACTTTATAGCCTAGActtcttagttaggtttctattgctgtgaagagataccatgaccatggcaactcttatgaaagaaaacatttaattggggctggcttatagtttagaGGTCTattccattatcagcatggcaggaaaACATGGCAGCacgaaggcagacatggtgctggagaagaagctgggaGTTCtacttgatctgcaggcagcaggaagaactgagacacacttcctccaacaaggccacacctactccaaggccacacctactccaacaaagccacacctcctaacaatgccactccctatgaacctgtggggaccAGTTACATTGAAATCACTataactggcttcaaactcacagtcctcTTGCCCCTACCtcttgagtgttgagattacagataaATGAACTACCACATAGTATAGATCCATTCTTCTACTAGCTATTGCTATTtgaggaaaatgaaaagatagtTCAATAGACTATAGTCCTTCTAACAAATAGTGTTAAATAGTgttgaaaatgaagacaaaaaatgCACTTCAATCCATTTTCCTCACATTCTCTAAAGTAATTAACATAAAATGGATCACAGGTCTTACCAGTTCTCTAAGTGCTAAAGGGAATTCCTATAGAACTTTTCTTTATATAGTCAGAGAACTTCCTGAGCAAAGGCCAAGCAGTGTGCACAGAAGGACTGAAGTGAATTGCTGTCAAGCTCAATCTAGTAAAGCTGGCTGGAGCCAGTGAAAAGCTGAGTCTTGTAGCTATGGACTAAATAAGAAATGGCGGGTTAAAAATGGTATGCCCAAAGTACTAGTTCTCAAAAGGCAAATTATTCTGTAGAGAAATCTAACAGTTGTTCcaatgaatttgaggtcaggctACCCCATAGATCCTTTTGGTTCTTATATGAACTTAGGTACTCAGAGAAGTGATGTCATTCTGCCTGAGGTGGATGATGTTGATTACCACAGGAAACTTGAGTGCTCTGTATGTAACAGAAGCAGGGAATTCTGTTTCTTAAATGTTGTGGAATTCTTTGGGTACCACTTAGTATTTCCATGCTCCCAAATAATTTGTTAATTTAAACAATAACAACCAGATAAACTGACAAATATGCAGATTCCCAAGTAGTGAAATGGTCCCATTCAGCTGATAACTATGAAGTGCAAGGGAAATCTGGGAGAAGCAGTGGAAGGAGTTACAAATGTCATCTACTACTCTAAAGTTACTTAGAGGGACTAGAAGAACATGGCATTGGGGTATTCAGGTACATACAGAGAATGttgggatggtggtggtgagtgATGTCAATGCTTTCCTATGGAGATGAAGAGGTGAAATGAACTTAATGAAGTGGGAGTCTGTACTTTTGTATGTTGACTTAAGGGTGAATTGAACATGGTTTAGAGGAATTCATCTTATGTTGCCATGTGTGCAAAATTGGCTCATGCAAGTCAGAGTCTCATTAGCAGTGTGCTTGTAGATTCTAGGGCCCGCTTAGAGGGAGTTGGCTTAGAGTCTGAGTATATACCAGGGGACTCTTTCTCaagcacatgtctttaatgatGGTATTCTGCTTCAAAACATCTAGTGGCTTCTTGTGGAGAACTAGACAAAGTGTTCACTGTCTTTGATACCTTCCTTGGCTCCTTTGACCTCTTTCACCACCTCCCCAAATATGAGCTCCATTGACACAGGACCTTGGCGATGAGTAAGCACCCACCCATCAGCTTCTTTCCGTTCCTACCATTTTCCAAAGTATAGTCATGTGTAATCAGGGGCTACAATCAGAAACACAGGCTTCTAGAGAATGGTTCTGGGAGGATCCTGGataattgctttgttttaaatgagTTCCTCTAGGACACAGACTCCTCTGGGATGTGGAGTCCCCTAGGCCCAGGGATGAGCAGAATGAGAAATGTTAACAACGGTGATGCACACACAGCTGACAGCTTAGAGACAATTCTTCATATGCCTATGATGAATAAATTGGAGCAAGATTTTAGACCAGACCCTGGAGTCACCCTGACATATTTCTGGGTAAGTTGGCTGGAGGGTGAAGCAGCTGATGTCTTAGTGACCTTGCAACTTGAGGTTTTTGATTTTATTGGTTTTATGACATGCTACAGGATTTATTTATGTCATTTATTAGCATTAGAAGAAAATGGATTCTCACAAACTGAGTCAGTTCAGCATGATAGAATCCCTGTGAGATAGACATTAGACACATAGGTTTTTAGCCCTTGACTATATTGGCTATATTGTTGAAATACTCAAGGAGCTTCAGAATACTTTAGACAGTCTCCCTCTGAGAGGTTATGACCATTCCATTATTTAGGGGACAGTTTAGAAGTTTGTCCTCAAAGAATATATCATATCATCTTACATCTGTGTGATTCACAGACAAGCAGAGTTATCACTAAATGTGTAAATTTTGAACTTCTAATGTGTAGAATTTTAGGTTCTACATCAAGCCTACCATGTCAATATTAGCATTTAGCAAAGCAATCAGTTTCTTCATATGTATAGTATGTTTTTTGAAAcctccatgttttatttatttttgaactttggggattgaatttagtGTCTTtggcatgctagacaagtactctaccattggGCTATATCTCCATCTGGAAGCTCTGTACTTTATGACTCTTATTTTCAGTCTTGACTGAGAATAGCATATGTACAAGGTGAGGGAGATGAGAGGCACCATCATGGTATTGGCTCAAATTTATATTCCTAATGAGTGGCATTGTCTTTCAGGTGATATCCCTTGGTTTTGATTATTAGAAAATCTAGATGCCAAATTGAGAGCTTCCTGATTTCTCAGAAATGCAGCAATTTGAGAAGCCATGTGTACAGAATTTTAATAATGCTTTTCCTTATTGTAGTACCAGCATATTATGTCTAAAGCacagaaacaagcaagcaagtaagcaagcaCTATCGGCACCATCAGGGTGAATATTCTAGTATTTGATTCAGTTATTTATCTTTAGAGGAAAAAGGTCCCATGTGCCTCATTGTTCCTCTTCAGCTTTCTTAGTCAGCTCTGAAGCACCCAACATGTGCTTGAATCTGGAGACAAGCTGAAGTGTGGTCTCAAGAGTAGAAATTacccccatttccttccttttatccCAAATAATTAAATCTATCACACTATTTTATTCTAATATTAACAAATCACAAACATATCAACATAAAGGACAAAATATTTGTGTATAATGTATGATAGATTTTTTCAGGTCATTTAGGATAAAAAGTAGCATGCTTAGGCAGTATAATATTTTCCACAGACCTGAAATTGTACCCAAGATATTATACCCAATTATATATTAAGATGTCCAAAGCTAATGCTATATAGCTCAAGCAAGGGACTCCTTCTGGGAAGGTATAATAGCAGTGTTCAACTTAGATGAGTGTTCACAGCCCTCAAAGTTAAGGAATCTGTGTCTCAGTCTGAAGGACAGCCAACAAAAATTTCTGAGACATTGGTCATGTCCAGGCACTGTGACAGGTTCTATTCATGCCACCAGATGGTGACACAGTCTTTCCTGCATGGAGTTTACACAGGAGCGGGAAGTCAGTCAAACCAGTGATCAGGGACTTGAGTGCCACGGAATGAACATAGGATGCAGTGGAAACATGGCAATGGCTCTCCTCTAGAAAGGCATGAAGGATTTAGCTTATCGAGTCACATGTAATATTCACGGAGAATAAAAGTAGAAGCCCGGTGAAGTGCAAGCACAGCCAAGATGAGCCCAGACAGAAAGGACAGCAACTGTGAAAAACTGGTGTGAAGAGATCATGACTGAGCAGTCACACATCGCTGTGTAGGACACGTCTATGCAGTGGGTCACATGATAATGTGGAGGCAGGCAAAGGACAACTCTTCTGGAACATTTTGCCTTTTGTGCCTTACACAAATTTTACCTTCATCTTAAAAACAGTGAGAATTCATGAAACTTTCAACATGGTAATGATCACCAGATCATTCCAGACAGCCAGAGAGTAAAGAAAATCGAAACAAGTAAGCATGGAAGCAGGGAATTGAAATTAAAGCTTGTCTAACCATCCAGATATAATACTGGCCTGGTCCAAACTTGGGAAATGGGTTAAGTTCAATTATAAAGAGAATCAAAGCTGGGCATAGCATCACACAATGCAATCCTAACATtctggaggtgaagacaggagactggttagtttgaggccagaccAGTATGGGACTACATAGCAACTCAGTCCTAAATAAGACATTCATGCCATCCTCTTGGAGGCTCCAGGAGCACtttggaagagagggagaaaagaatgtAAAAGGTAGAATACAGGGAGAGGACTGTGAAGTGCCACCTTCTGGGAAATACACAGTGATTACAGTCATGAGCTCTCAACAATTATGAATGAATGTATTGGGTGTCCACATAAGAATAGGCCCATCAACAGCTAGGTGTGGACAGAGCTCTACCCCTCACTGCTGAACTATTTTGTACTGATAGATTCAGGGAAAGGGTGATCATTGTCTTTGGTTGGGTACCACCAAACTACCAGACTCTAATGGATGGTTCCAATCCAGTGGTAACACAGATGTCCCTAGATAAACTAAATAAGTCACAAAACAAGATGAAAGTCATGAATCTGTGAGAGGGACAGATAATAACAAAACAGATGTTTAATAGGAGTGAGAGGCAGAAAAGTGAAAGCGTAGGGCGGGGGGAGAAAGTAAccagaatacattatatacataaatcaaattgtcaaagaactaaattaataaaaactaaaaagacatgaagagggggaggaaataaGGAAGCAGGGAAGGTAGAAAAAACACAGGATAAAAGGAAGCACAGAATATGTAGGACTTCTTAGATTGTTACAGGagcaaattaaagaaagaaaactcttaaGATTCTGACTTGAGTCTAGATTCCATTCACACTGAGATatgaaagatggaggagtgggtTGGGAAAGGGCCAGGGGGAAATGAGGTCTGTTGATCTGAAAATGGCCTGGTAACTCTAGGAGGAGCTAACAGTCAGCATTTGATGGTAGGGTAGTGAAGGTGGTAAGTGTACCCATGAAGTTTAGATGGCAACTGATGCCATGAGAGCAATTTGAGGGCTGAAGGTACATCTTTATAAGGGAAAATGTTCAGAAACATGCTCCAGGAAACAGTGATACAGAATATACTGTTAGAATAACAGCCAGTTGTAGTCACTGAGTGAATAGTCATACCGTCATCAGGAGAACTAGCCCATGAGTAGGTTTTAGATGGGAGAAGAGGGTCAATGTTGTTGCTTCTAATGCTAACTAGGAAAAAAGTATGCTAGGTGGCTGAGATTTAGACATGATGTAATTCTGGTTGCAGATTCAGCTTTCAGGTAGGAAGATGAGATTAAGTATTGGAGAACATGTTCACAGATCACGTTataatatgtttgtttttattttcattttaagggcgttttattttctcttaaagatCCTAGATGCAGGGCAACACAAGAAGAAACCAAAGTGtcatctcccagttcctcctcctggGCCTGCCCATCCCCCCAGAGCACCAGCACCTGTTCTATGCCCTGTTCCTGGCCATGTACCTCACCACCGTCCTGGGaaacctcatcatcatcatcctcattcaactggactcccatctccacacacccatgtattcatttctcagcaacttgtccttctctgacctctgcttctcctctgtcaCAATGCCCAAATTGCTGCAGAACATGCAGAGCCAAGTCCCCTCCATCCCCTATGCAGGTTGTCTGACACAAATgtactttttcctattttttgCAGACCTTGAGAGCTTCCTCCTAgtggccatggcctatgaccgctatgtggccatctgcttcCCCCTTCATTATACCAGCATTATGAGTCCTAAACTCTGTGTGAGTTTGGTGTTGCTGTCCTGGGTGCTGACCACATTCCATGCCATGCTGCACACCCTACTCATGGCCAGATTGTCATTCTGTGAGGACAATGTGATTCCTCACTTTTTCTGTGACATGTCTGCTCTGCTGAAGTTGTCCTGCTCTGACACCCATGTTAATGAGTTAGTGATATTTATCACTGGAGGCATCATTCTTGTCATTCCATTTGTGCTCATCATTGTGTCCTATGCACGAATTGTCTCCTCCATTCTCAAGGTTCCTTCTGCTCGAGGTATCCGAAAAGTCTTCTCCACCTGTGGTTCCC
This Peromyscus maniculatus bairdii isolate BWxNUB_F1_BW_parent chromosome 8, HU_Pman_BW_mat_3.1, whole genome shotgun sequence DNA region includes the following protein-coding sequences:
- the LOC102929077 gene encoding olfactory receptor 1468-like isoform X2; the protein is MRLRNQSVISQFLLLGLPIPPEHQHLFYALFLAMYLTTVLGNLIIIILIQLDSHLHTPMYSFLSNLSFSDLCFSSVTMPKLLQNMQSQVPSIPYAGCLTQMYFFLFFADLESFLLVAMAYDRYVAICFPLHYTSIMSPKLCVSLVLLSWVLTTFHAMLHTLLMARLSFCEDNVIPHFFCDMSALLKLSCSDTHVNELVIFITGGIILVIPFVLIIVSYARIVSSILKVPSARGIRKVFSTCGSHLSVVSLFYGTVIGLYLCPSANNSTVKDTVMAMMYTVVTPMLNPFIYSLRNRDMKGALVRVLCKKKILFFL
- the LOC102929077 gene encoding olfactory receptor 1468-like isoform X1; translated protein: MQGNTRRNQSVISQFLLLGLPIPPEHQHLFYALFLAMYLTTVLGNLIIIILIQLDSHLHTPMYSFLSNLSFSDLCFSSVTMPKLLQNMQSQVPSIPYAGCLTQMYFFLFFADLESFLLVAMAYDRYVAICFPLHYTSIMSPKLCVSLVLLSWVLTTFHAMLHTLLMARLSFCEDNVIPHFFCDMSALLKLSCSDTHVNELVIFITGGIILVIPFVLIIVSYARIVSSILKVPSARGIRKVFSTCGSHLSVVSLFYGTVIGLYLCPSANNSTVKDTVMAMMYTVVTPMLNPFIYSLRNRDMKGALVRVLCKKKILFFL